CAGACGCGCTGCCGGCCGGAATATGCCGCCGCGATCGAGGAGGACTTGGCCTGGCTCGGGCTCGACTGGCCCCGGCCGGTGCGCGTGCAGTCCCGGCATTTCGCAGACTATGCCGCCGTGTTGGCCGGCCTCCGCGCGCGCGGCCTCGTCTATCCGTGCTTCTGCACGCGCAGCACGACCCAGGCCGAGGCGGCAGGCGCCGTCGCGGCGCCGCATGGGTTGGGTCCGGTCTACGCCGGCACCTGCCGGCATCTGTCGGCAAGCGAGCAAGCCGACCGGATCGCCGCCGGCATACCGCACGCACTTCGGCTCGACGTGGCCAAGGCGCAGGCCGAAACCGGGCCGCTCACCTGGCGCGACCTCGACCGCGGCACGATCGCAGCCGCCCCGGAACGGCTCGGCGACGTGGTGCTGGCGCGCAAGGATTGCCCAACCAGCTATCACCTGTCGGTCACATGGGACGATGCGCTGCAGGGCGTCGAGCTGGTCACGCGCGGCGAGGACCTGATCGAGGCGACCCATGTCCATCGGCTGCTGCAGGCGCTGCTGGGCCTGCCCGTGCCGGTCTGGCGCCACCATCCTCTGCTGCTCGACGCCCACGGCAAGCGCTTCGCCAAGCGCGACAAGGCGCCGACGCTCCGCGCGATGCGCGAGGCCGGCAAGACGCCCGCCGAGGTACGGGCGCTCGCGGGGTTCTGAGCA
This genomic interval from Aliidongia dinghuensis contains the following:
- the gluQRS gene encoding tRNA glutamyl-Q(34) synthetase GluQRS, with the translated sequence MPTTRFAPSPTGFLHIGHALSALYTREQAGPGGRMLLRLEDIDQTRCRPEYAAAIEEDLAWLGLDWPRPVRVQSRHFADYAAVLAGLRARGLVYPCFCTRSTTQAEAAGAVAAPHGLGPVYAGTCRHLSASEQADRIAAGIPHALRLDVAKAQAETGPLTWRDLDRGTIAAAPERLGDVVLARKDCPTSYHLSVTWDDALQGVELVTRGEDLIEATHVHRLLQALLGLPVPVWRHHPLLLDAHGKRFAKRDKAPTLRAMREAGKTPAEVRALAGF